In Nostocoides sp. HKS02, the DNA window CGTGGTCATCCTGGCCGTGGCCGTGTATGCCGTTCGCGCCACGCCCGCGCTCACCTGGGTGGCCGTGGTGCTGGGCGTCCCGGTGGTCGCCCTCACGGTGGCCGAGGGTTTCGTTCCCGACAACCCCGGGGTGGTCCTGTCGGCCGCGCTGGTGCGTGCCGCGTTCTACGGCTACACGAGCTACGCCCTCATCCGTTACCTGTTCGCCGACTCGTGGGTCACCCGCGACGAGATCTTCGCCGTGGGCGCGAACTTCACGGTCGTCTCGTGGATGTTCGCGTACCTCTTCACGGCCGTCCAGGTCGTCTGGCCGGGGTCGTTCATCGCCTACCAGGGGGGAGGGACAGCGCACCTTCCTCGAGCTGCTCTTCCTGTCCTTCGCCAACCTCACCAGCGTCGGCTTGTCCGACGTGACCGCCGTGCTGCCCCACGCGCGCTCGGTGGTGATCATCGAGCAGGTGGCCGGCGTCATGTACGTCGCGCTGATCATCGCCCGGGTGGTCGGGCTGACGATCACGCGCTGGCGCACCTAGCCCGGCGTGCTCAGCCGTCGAGCTCGCTGATCGTCGCCAGGCTCGGGCCGCGCTGCTCCTGGAGTGCCCTCGCACCCGACTCCGCCTCGCGCATGACGCGCAGGATGTTGCCGCTGGCGAGCTTGCCCAGGTCCTCGTCGGACCATCCGCGCTCGGCCAGCGCCTCGAGCAGGCGACGGTAGCCGGTGACGTCCTCGAGCCCTTCGGGCAGCACCTCGACCCCGTCGTAGTCGCCGCCGAGCCCGACGTGGTCGACGCCGGCGACCTCGCGGACGTGCTCGACGTGGGCGACGACATCGGCCAGCGTCGCCGGCGGCTCGGGCACCCGCTCGCGGTATGCCGCGAAGAAGGCCGCGAACTCGTCGGCGTCGGCCGGGGTGATGCCCTCGGACGCGGCCTGTGCCGTGCCCTCGGCCCGCCACGCCGCGGCCTGCGGGTTCACGAAGCTCGGGACGAAGGTGACCATGCAGACGCCCCCGTTGTCGCGCAGCGCCTCGAGCACGTCGTCCGGCGCGTTGCGCGGGCTGTCGCACACGGCCTGTGCCGACGAGTGGCTGAAGATCGCCGGCACCTGCGCCACGCGAAGGGCGTGGCGCATGGTCTCCGCCGAGACGTGCGAGAGGTCGACGAGCATCCCGATGCGGTTCATCTCGCGGACCACCTCGACGCCGAACGGCGACAGTCCGCCGTGGACCCGGGCGTCGGTGGCCGAGTCCGCCCAGGGGACGTTGCTGTTGTGCGTCAGGGTGAGGTAGCGCACCCCGAGGACGTGCAGCATCCGCAACGTCGCGAGCGAGCTGTTGATCGAGTGACCGCCCTCGGCGCCCAGCAGCGACGCGATCCGGCCGCCGGCCCACGCCGCCTCCACCTCGTCGGCCGTCCGCGCGAACGCCAGCTGGTCGGCATACCTCGCCACCAGCTGGTGACCGGCATCGATCTGCTCCAACGTCGCGCTCACCGCCGCGTCGCCGGTGAGCGAGGCCGGCACGAACACCGACCAGAACTGGCCGCCGACCCCGCCCTGGCGCAGCCGTGGCAGGTCCGTGTGGGTCGGGGTGCCGCCTGCGCCGACGTCGAGCCGGTCGAAGTCGTAGCCCACGCGGGCGCGAGCCTCCCAGAGCAAGTCGTTGTGCCCGTCGATCACGGGGTGGGCTCGCAGGAGGGCGCTGACCGTCATGACGTCACCGTACCCACCCCTAGAGTGGACGCATGAGCTCGACCGCACAGCGCAGTGTCGCCCTGGTCACCTTGGGGTGCACCCGCAACGACGTCGACTCCGAGGAGCTCGCCGGCCGCCTCGCCGCGGAGGGCTGGCTGCTGGTCGACAGCGCCGACGATGCCGACGTCGCGGTGGTCAACACCTGCGGGTTCGTCGAGCAGGCCAAGAAGGACTCGATCGACGTGCTGCTCGAGGCGTCCGCTCGCAAGGGCCAGGGCCGCACCAAGGCCGTCGTCGCCGTGGGCTGCCTCGCCGAGCGGTACGGATCCCAGCTCGCCGCCGAGCTGCCCGAGGCCGACGCGGTGCTGGGGTTCGACTCCTACGCCGACATGTCGACGCACCTGCAGGCCATCCTCGACGGCCACGCACCGGCCTCCCACACGCCCCAGGACCGCCGCCGGCTCCTGCCGCTGTCTCCCGTGGAGCGTCAGGACGGCGCCGCTGCGGTGGCCATCCCAGGTCACGGTGTCCCGGCTGACGTGACCATCGAGGGCCCCGTGCCCGCCTCCGGGCCCAGAGTGATCCGGGCTCGCCTCGACGGGCGCCCGTGGGCTCCGCTGAAGATCGCCAGCGGCTGCGACCGCCGCTGCGCCTTCTGCGCGATCCCGATGTTCCGCGGCGCCTTCGTGTCACGTCGTCCGCACGACATCATCGCCGAGGCCCACTGGCTGGCCGAGCGTGGCGTCAAGGAGCTCTTCCTGGTCAGCGAGAACTCCACGTCCTACGGCAAGGATCTCGGCGATATCGGCCTGCTCGAGAAGCTGCTGCCCGAGCTCACCGCGGTGCCCGGCATCGAGCGCGTGCGGGTCTCCTACCTCCAGCCCGCCGAGATCCGACCCGACCTGCTCGACGCCATGGCGACCGTGCCCGGCGTGGTGCCGTACTTCGACATCTCGTTCCAGCACGCCTCGGCGCCGCTGCTGCGCTCGATGCGACGCTTCGGCGGTCGCGAGGCGTTCCTCGGCCTGCTCGACCAGGTCCGTGAGCGGGCCCCGCTCGCCGGCATCCGCAGCAACGTCATCGTGGGTTTCCCGGGTGAGACCGAGGACGACCTCGCCGAGCTCGAGGCGTTCCTCGTCGCGGCCCGGCTCGACGTCGTGGGCGTGTTCGGGTACTCCGACGAGGACGGCACCGAGGCGCAGACCTATGGCGAGAAGCTGTCCGACGACGTCGTCACCGAGCGCGTCGCCCGGTTCAGCGCGCTGATCGAGGAGCTCAACCTCCAGCGCGCGGAGGAGCGCATCGGCGAGACCGTCGAGGTCCTCGTGGAGTCCGTGCCGTCCGGGTCGTCTGGGTCGTCTGAGTCGGATGACGACGAGCCGATGGTCGTGGGTCGGGCAGCGCACCAGGGCCCGGATGTCGACGGAGTCACCTACCTCGATCCTGCGGAGTTCCCCGGCGTCCGGGTGGGTGACCTCGTCCCCGCCAGGATCGTCGCCACCCACGGCATCGACCTCGTGGGGCAGCCGTGCTGAGCGAGTCGGCCCCCGCACCTGACCCGGCCGCGACCCCGGTGGCCAGCCCGGCGCCCAGCTCGTGGAACGTCGCCAACGCGCTCACCGTGTGCCGCATCCTGCTCGTCCCCGTCTACGGCTGGTTGCTGCTCAGCGACGGCGGCGCCAGCCCCAGAGAGCGCTGGTGGGCTGCCGCGGTGCTCGTGGTGGCGACCGCGACCGACCGGCTGGACGGCGACCTCGCGCGCCGTCACGGGCTGGTGACCAACCTCGGCAAGATCGCCGACCCGATCGCCGACAAGACCCTGATGGGCATGGCGTTCGTCGGCCTGTCGATCCTCGGGGACCTGCCGTGGTGGGTCACCGTCGTCGTGCTCGTGCGCGAGTGGGGGGTCACGGTGCTGCGCTTCTACGTGATCCGCCACGGGGTCATGCCCGCTGGCCGCGGGGGCAAGGTCAAGACGGCACTGCAGTTCTTCGGGCTGTTGTTGTACACGCTGCCGCTGTGGTCCTTCCCCGGAGCGGACGCGTGGACGTGGGTGGCCCGGATCATCCTGGCGCTGGCCGTCCTGGTTACCGTCGTCACCGGCCTCGACATCGCCGTCAAGGCGTTTCGGCTGCGCCGCGACAGCCCCCGGTCGGAGCGCAAGCGCCAGGCTCGCGCCGCACGCCGCGGATGAGCGCCGCCGAGGTCGTGGCCACCCTGACGGCCTCTGGGCTGACGATCGGCACCGCCGAGTCGCTCACCGGCGGGCTGGTCTGCGGCGCCCTGACGGAGGTGCCCGGTGCCTCCGCGGTCGTCCGGGGTGGGGTGGTCGCCTACGCCACCGACCTCAAGGCGGCGATGCTGGGCGTCGACGCCGACTTGCTGACAGCCGGGGGCGCTGTCCAGGCCGAGGTCGCGGTCCAGATGGCCCAGGGCGTATGCCGCGTGCTCGGCTGCGAGGTGGGCGTCGCGACGACCGGCGTCGCCGGACCCGATCCCCAGGACGGTCAGCCGGTGGGCACAGTGTTCGTCGCCGTGGCGACGTCCGCAGCGGCCGGGAGCCCTGCCTGTGTCCGCGTCGAGGCACTCTCGCTCGACGGAAGCCGGGATTCGATCCGCCACGAGACGGTCGAGGCCGCACTGGCCCTCGTGCTGGCTGTGGTGGAGGCCCAGGCGCAGGCTCACGTGCGCGAGTGACCGCTGCGGAAGATTCTGGCCGCCCGAGTCGTTGATCACGACATACTGTGAGTTTGTCCAATCCTCCGCGCGCGGTGTCCGGGGCGCGGGGTACCGTGGTCACAGCGGTCCGGTGCGCGGTGCACCAGGCCCGGTGCCGGAAAGGTGCCGAGTCCATGAGGGAGGCGTCATGATCCTGCTTCGTCGAGAGCTCGGTGACGTCCTCCGCGAGCAGCGGCAGTCGCAGGGACGCACCCTGCGCGAGGTGTCGGCTGCGGCGTCGGTGTCGCTGGGTTACCTCAGCGAGGTCGAGCGCGGCGAGAAGGAAGCATCATCCGAGCTGCTTGCCTCGATCTGTGGGGCGCTGCGCCTGCCACTGTCCGAGGTGCTTGGTCAGGTGTCCGAGCGGGTGGCCGAGACCGAGGCGCTGACAGCTCCGGTGGCGCTGCCGATTCCCTCGACTCCGCTGGTGTCCGCCTCCGCCGCCTGAGCGTGCGCTGGCTGAGCGTCTCCGTCTGAGCGTCTCCGCGCCTCGCTTGCTCAGCGTGCGCGGTACGGCGTCGCCCGTCCCCCCGACGACCCCAGGGGCCGTTGTGGCCTGCCGTCGTCCGTCATCCCCAGGCCGCCCTGGCACGTGGGGCAGTAGAACATCGTGCGCTCACGCCCGGGCGGCCCCACCATGGCGACGCGGACCGTGCTCGCGCACCGTCGACAGGGCCGTCCTGCCCGGGCATGGACGTAGGTCTCCTCGCCGTGACGGCGTACGCCGGTGCTGGCCTGCACCCCCTGGTGCCGTGCGGTGTCGATGAGCCGGTGCACCCGGGCCACCAGCGTGGCAAGGACCGCCTCGGGCAGCTCAGCGGCCATGGTCCACGGGTGCAGTCGCTCGAGGAACAGGCTCTCGGCAGCCCAGAGCGTGCCCACGCCGGCGAGGTGTCGCTGGTCGAGCAGCGCAGCCCCGATCGTGGCGTCGCTGGTGCGCAGGTTGGCGACCGCGACGGCCGCGTCCCAGTCGGGGCCGAGCAGGTCGGGGCCGAGGTGGCCCACGACGGTGGGCTCGTCAGCGGTGGGCAGGACCTCCAGCAGACCGAGACGGAGCCCGAGCGCGGTCCAGGTGCTCGTGCCGATCGCGGCCCGCAGGTCGCTGCGGCGTAACCAGCGGGGTGTGTCGGCGGCCCGCTCGACGCGCCACTGACCCTCCATGCGGAGGTGGGAGTGCACCGTCACCCCCGAGTCGAGCCGGTGCAGCAGATGCTTGCCGCGACTGACCACCTCGAGGGTGGTGGCGCCTCTCAGGTCGATGGTGGCGACCGCAGGAAAGCGCAGGTCGCACACCACCACCGGCGCGCCGGCCAGCGCCTGGTCGAGCCGGTGGGCCGTGCGCCAGACGGTGTCACCCTCGGGCATCGGTCACCGGCGGAGCCTCAGGCCGCGAGGCGTGGCATGGAACCCGGCTCGCGCGAGGGCTGCGGCGAGCGGATGTGCGGAACCGAGGACGGTGTCCCCGTCGGCCTTCTCCACGGTCAGTCGTCCGAGCGCACCCTCGCGCACGGCGAGGGCGAGCGCGTCGGCAGCACTCTGGAGCGGCTGGTCGTCCTCGGTCCATGACAACAGGGTCTTGCCTCCGCGCTCGACGTAGAGGACGAGCTCGCCGTCGACCAGCACCACGAGGGCGCCCGCCTTGCGGGCTGGCTGGTGACCGCGCTTCGTAGCCCCGACCGTGGTCGTCGCGGAGTCCTTCGCACCGTCGGAACCGCTGGGCGGCTCGGCGCCGTGGGGGCCTCGGTCGGCGGCGCGCTGCGGCCACGGGAGCGCCGCGCCGTACGGGTTGGCCGGATCGGTCGCCGCGAGCACCATGGCGGGCGTCGCCCGGTCGGTCGCCGCCCCGAGCGGGCGGACCCCGGCGCGCAGCCGGTCAACCGCCCCGGTGGTCGAGAACTGGGAGGCCCCGAGCGACTCCACGAAGTACCCCCGCCGCACCCGACCCGACTCCTCGGCCGCCGCGAGCACCCGGTAGACGCCGGCGAAGCCGCCCGGCACGTCCTCGGCCACGACACTGCCCCGGGTCACGATGCCGTAGCGGTCGAGCAGGACCTCGGCCGTGGCGTACGCGCGAACGGTCGGGTCAGGCTCGGGCTCGGGCAGGAGCGACCATCGCCCCGCACCGGCCGGCGGCCCACCGCGCACGGGCATGGTGGGCCGACCCAGGCTGCGCTGGCCGGACAGCGCTCCGAGGGAGCCCCGCCGCCCGGCATACCTCGTGGTGCGCGGCCCGGAGCGGGAGCGTTTGTGGGCGGTGCGGCCACCGGCAAGGTGGGCGCGCAGCGGTGCGAGGGTGTCGTTGGTGACCAGGCCGTCCCACGCGAGCGACCACAGGTCCGTGAGGAGGCCCTCGTCGTCCTGGCTGCCGACCGCGTCGGAGAGGGTGCGGAAGAAGTACGCGCCGCCCCCCTGACAGGGCGTCGAGGATCGCCTGCTGCAGGTCGGTCACGGGGCTGGCTCCCGGCGGGGCCAGGGTGAGGTGGGCAGTGTCAGCGAGGTGGAGCGAGACCCACCCGTCGTCGCCCGGCAGGGCGCCATGGCCTCGCCAGACGACCTCGCCGCTGCTGGTGAGGTCATCGAGCAGGGCGGGGGTGTAACCGACCACCCGGCTGGGCAGCACGAGGGTCTCGAGCGCGCTGGCGGGCACGACCGCGCCGGCGAGCTGCTCGATGGCCCGGACCAGCCCCTCGCGACCGCGCAGGGCGCCGCCCACGCCCTGCCAGGCTGGCAGGAAGCGGGCCAGCTCGACCGCAGCCACCGGCTCGACCTCGGCGCGCAGTGCTGCCAGCGACCGGCGCCGCAGCAGCCGCAGCACCTCGGCGTCGCAGTAGTCGAGCCCGTGCAGGCCGCCGCCGTTCTCGGTCGGGAGCAGCTCACCCTCGACGACCCGACCGGCCGAGACCAGGCGGCGCAGCGCATCGGTGGCGACGGCCGGTCCGACCCCCACCAGGCCGCGACGGCGGCGGCGGGGAACGGACCGTGCGTGCGGGCGTAGCGTCGAACCAGGTCCCCGAGCGGGTCGGGGACCGACTCGAGGAACGCCTGGGGGATGCCGACCGGCAGCGAGCACCCCAGGGCGTCACGCAGGCGGCCCGCGTCCTCGATCGCGGCCCAGCGCTCCTCGCCGGCCACCCGGACCCGGATCAGCCGACGGGCACCCTCGAGCTCGACGAGCCAGCCGCCGACCGTCGCCGCGGTCGCCGGGTCCTGGCAACGCCTGACGATGTCGTCGAGGGGGAGGGGGCCGAGCGCCCGCAGCAGGTCGGCCACGTCCTCGGCGTCGCGACAGGCGCGCTCGGGGGTGAGGCGCTGGAGCTCGGTCTCGGTGCGGGTGACCTCGGCGGGGTCGAGCAGGTCGCGCAGCGAGAGGCCCTCGCCGCGGCCGAGCAGCTCGGCCAGGAGGGTCGGGTCGAGGGCGAGGGCGGCGGCGCGCTTCTCGGCCAGGGGCGAGTCGCCCTCGTAGAGGAACTGCGCGACGTACCCGAACATCAGGGACCGGGCGAACGGCGAGGGCTGGGCCGACTCGACGTCGACCATGGTGACCTCGCGGGACTCGATCGAGCGCATCAGGGCGGTCAGCCCCGGCACGTCGAACACGTCCTGGACGCACTCGCGCACCGTCTCGAGGACGATCGGGAACGACGCGTACTGGCTGGCCACCTCGAGCAGCTGGGCGGCCCGCTGGCGCTGCTGCCACAGCGGCTGGCGGCGGTCGGGACGCCGTCGGGGCAGGAGCAGCGCCCGGGACGCGCACTCCCTGAAGCGGGCGGCGAACAGCGCCGACCCGCCGATCTGCGAGGTCACCAGGTCGTGCACCTCGTCGGCCTCGAGCCGCACGAGCTCGAGCAGCTCGGCCCCGATGCCGCGCCCCGACGACCCGGTGGACCCCTCGTCGTCGAACTCGAGGTCGGGCAGGCGGAAGACGATGCCGTCGTCGCCGTGCATGGCCTGCACGTCGACGCCGTAGCGCTCGCGCATGCGGGCCGAGACGCACAGCGCCCACGGCGCGTGCACCTGACCACCGAACGGTGAGTGCACCGCGACCCGCCAGTCGCCGATCTCGTCGCGGAACCGCTCGACCACGATGGTCCGGTCATCGGGAACGTGGCGGGTGGCCTGCTGCTGCTCGGACAGGTAGGCGAGCAGGTTGTCGGTGGCCCACTCGTCGAGGCCGGCCGCGGTGACCCGCTCGCGGGCCCTGGCGGGGGAGAGCCCCACGACCTCGCGGACGAACGCGCCCACCGCCCGGCCCAGCTCTGCCGGGCGACCTAGCTGGTCGCCCTTCCAGAACGGCAGCCGTCCCGGCAGGCCGGGCGCCGGGGTCACCAGCACCCGGTCGTGGGTGATGTCCTCGATGCGCCACGTCGAGGTGCCGAGGGTGAACACGTCGCCGACCCGGGACTCGTAGACCATCTCCTCGTCGAGCTCACCGACCCGTCGGCCCGCGCCCTCGGACGAGGCGAGGAACACGGCATACAACCCGCGGTCGGGGATGGTGCCGCCGGAGGTGACGGCGAGCCGCTGAGCCCCCGGACGCCCGGTGAGGGTGCCCGTGACCCGGTCCCAGACGATGCGAGGGCGCAGCTCGGCGAACTCGTCGCTGGGGTAGCGCCCCGAGAGCATGTCGAGCACGGACTCGAGGATCGACCGGGGCAGCGCCGCGAACGGCGTGGCGCGGCGGACCACCTGCTCGAGGTCGTCGACGGTCCACTCGTCGAGCGCGCACATGGCCACGATCTGCTGGGCGAGCACGTCGACCGGGTTGGCCGGCACGCGCAGGGACTCGATGGCACCGGTCCGCATGCGCTCGACGACGACCGCGGTCTGCACGAGGTCGCCCCGGAACTTCGGGAAGAGGACCCCGCGGGACACTGCCCCGACCTGGTGGCCGGCGCGCCCGACCCGCTGGAGCCCGGACGCCACGGACGGCGGTGACTCGACCTGGATCACCAGGTCGACGGCCCCCATGTCGATGCCCAGCTCCAGCGAGCTCGTCGCGACCACGGCGGGCAGGCGGCCGGCCTTGAGGTCCTCCTCGATCAGCTGGCGGTGCTCCTTGCTCACCGACCCGTGGTGGGCCCGCGCGAGGACCGCGGGTGCGCCGGACGACGCGCCCGACTGGGCCATGAGCTGGGCAGGCGTGCGCCCGGCGGTATGCCGCGGGGCGGGCTCGGCAGGCTCGTCACCACGAGCCTCGCGGGCCGTCTCGAGGCGCTCGTCCCATATCTCGTTGAGCCGGGCGGTGAGCCGCTCCGCGAGGCGTCGGGAGTTGGAGAAGACCAAGGTGGAGCGATGGGTGGCGATCAGGTCGACGATGCGCTCCTCGACGTGTGGCCAGATCGAGGCACGCCGCTCGGCGCCCGAGGCCGGACCCGACAGGTCGCCCTCGATCACCTCACCGAGGGCGGACATGTCCGCGATCGGGACGACGACCTCGAGGTCCCACTCCTTGGTCGACGGTGGCCGCACGACCTCGACCGGCCGGCCGCCGGCGAGGTAGCGAGCCACCTCGTCGACCGGTTCGACGGTGGCGGACAGGCCGATGCGTTGCGCC includes these proteins:
- a CDS encoding dipeptidase: MTVSALLRAHPVIDGHNDLLWEARARVGYDFDRLDVGAGGTPTHTDLPRLRQGGVGGQFWSVFVPASLTGDAAVSATLEQIDAGHQLVARYADQLAFARTADEVEAAWAGGRIASLLGAEGGHSINSSLATLRMLHVLGVRYLTLTHNSNVPWADSATDARVHGGLSPFGVEVVREMNRIGMLVDLSHVSAETMRHALRVAQVPAIFSHSSAQAVCDSPRNAPDDVLEALRDNGGVCMVTFVPSFVNPQAAAWRAEGTAQAASEGITPADADEFAAFFAAYRERVPEPPATLADVVAHVEHVREVAGVDHVGLGGDYDGVEVLPEGLEDVTGYRRLLEALAERGWSDEDLGKLASGNILRVMREAESGARALQEQRGPSLATISELDG
- the rimO gene encoding 30S ribosomal protein S12 methylthiotransferase RimO, whose protein sequence is MSSTAQRSVALVTLGCTRNDVDSEELAGRLAAEGWLLVDSADDADVAVVNTCGFVEQAKKDSIDVLLEASARKGQGRTKAVVAVGCLAERYGSQLAAELPEADAVLGFDSYADMSTHLQAILDGHAPASHTPQDRRRLLPLSPVERQDGAAAVAIPGHGVPADVTIEGPVPASGPRVIRARLDGRPWAPLKIASGCDRRCAFCAIPMFRGAFVSRRPHDIIAEAHWLAERGVKELFLVSENSTSYGKDLGDIGLLEKLLPELTAVPGIERVRVSYLQPAEIRPDLLDAMATVPGVVPYFDISFQHASAPLLRSMRRFGGREAFLGLLDQVRERAPLAGIRSNVIVGFPGETEDDLAELEAFLVAARLDVVGVFGYSDEDGTEAQTYGEKLSDDVVTERVARFSALIEELNLQRAEERIGETVEVLVESVPSGSSGSSESDDDEPMVVGRAAHQGPDVDGVTYLDPAEFPGVRVGDLVPARIVATHGIDLVGQPC
- the pgsA gene encoding CDP-diacylglycerol--glycerol-3-phosphate 3-phosphatidyltransferase; its protein translation is MLSESAPAPDPAATPVASPAPSSWNVANALTVCRILLVPVYGWLLLSDGGASPRERWWAAAVLVVATATDRLDGDLARRHGLVTNLGKIADPIADKTLMGMAFVGLSILGDLPWWVTVVVLVREWGVTVLRFYVIRHGVMPAGRGGKVKTALQFFGLLLYTLPLWSFPGADAWTWVARIILALAVLVTVVTGLDIAVKAFRLRRDSPRSERKRQARAARRG
- a CDS encoding CinA family protein, which gives rise to MSAAEVVATLTASGLTIGTAESLTGGLVCGALTEVPGASAVVRGGVVAYATDLKAAMLGVDADLLTAGGAVQAEVAVQMAQGVCRVLGCEVGVATTGVAGPDPQDGQPVGTVFVAVATSAAAGSPACVRVEALSLDGSRDSIRHETVEAALALVLAVVEAQAQAHVRE
- a CDS encoding helix-turn-helix domain-containing protein, producing the protein MILLRRELGDVLREQRQSQGRTLREVSAAASVSLGYLSEVERGEKEASSELLASICGALRLPLSEVLGQVSERVAETEALTAPVALPIPSTPLVSASAA
- a CDS encoding Fpg/Nei family DNA glycosylase, whose amino-acid sequence is MPEGDTVWRTAHRLDQALAGAPVVVCDLRFPAVATIDLRGATTLEVVSRGKHLLHRLDSGVTVHSHLRMEGQWRVERAADTPRWLRRSDLRAAIGTSTWTALGLRLGLLEVLPTADEPTVVGHLGPDLLGPDWDAAVAVANLRTSDATIGAALLDQRHLAGVGTLWAAESLFLERLHPWTMAAELPEAVLATLVARVHRLIDTARHQGVQASTGVRRHGEETYVHARAGRPCRRCASTVRVAMVGPPGRERTMFYCPTCQGGLGMTDDGRPQRPLGSSGGRATPYRAR